The Neurospora crassa OR74A linkage group IV, whole genome shotgun sequence genome has a segment encoding these proteins:
- a CDS encoding bifunctional P-450:NADPH-P450 reductase: MSSDETPQTIPIPGPPGLPLVGNSFDIDTEFPLGSMLNFADQYGEIFRLNFPGRNTVFVTSQALVHELCDEKRFQKTVNSALHEIRHGIHDGLFTARNDEPNWGIAHRILMPAFGPMAIQNMFPEMHEIASQLALKWARHGPNQSIKVTDDFTRLTLDTIALCSMDYRFNSYYHDDMHPFIDAMASFLVESGNRSRRPALPAFMYSKVDRKFYDDIRVLRETAEGVLKSRKEHPSERKDLLTAMLDGVDPKTGGKLSDDSIIDNLITFLIAGHETTSGLLSFAFVQLLKNPETYRKAQKEVDDVCGKGPIKLEHMNKLHYIAAVLRETLRLCPTIPVIGVESKEDTVIGGKYEVSKGQPFALLFAKSHVDPAVYGDTANDFDPERMLDENFERLNKEFPDCWKPFGNGMRACIGRPFAWQEALLVMAVCLQNFNFMPEDPNYTLQYKQTLTTKPKGFYMRAMLRDGMSALDLERRLKGELVAPKPTAQGPVSGQPKKSGEGKPISIYYGSNTGTCETFAQRLASDAEAHGFTATIIDSLDAANQNLPKDRPVVFITASYEGQPPDNAALFVGWLESLTGNELEGVQYAVFGCGHHDWAQTFHRIPKLVDNTVSERGGDRICSLGLADAGKGEMFTEFEQWEDEVFWPAMEEKYEVSRKEDDNEALLQSGLTVNFSKPRSSTLRQDVQEAVVVDAKTITAPGAPPKRHIEVQLSSDSGAYRSGDYLAVLPINPKETVNRVMRRFQLAWDTNITIEASRQTTILPTGVPMPVHDVLGAYVELSQPATKKNILALAEAADNAETKATLRQLAGPEYTEKITSRRVSILDLLEQFPSIPLPFSSFLSLLPPMRVRQYSISSSPLWNPSHVTLTYSLLESPSLSNPDKKHVGVATSYLASLEAGDKLNVSIRPSHKAFHLPVDADKTPLIMIAAGSGLAPFRGFVQERAAQIAAGRSLAPAMLFYGCRHPEQDDLYRDEFDKWESIGAVSVRRAFSRCPESQETKGCKYVGDRLWEDREEVTGLWDRGAKVYVCGSREVGESVKKVVVRIALERQKMIVEAREKGELDSLPEGIVEGLKLKGLTVEDVEVSEERALKWFEGIRNERYATDVFD; encoded by the exons ATGTCTTCAGACGAAACACCACAAACGATCCCCATCCCCGGACCCCCCGGGCTGCCCCTGGTGGGCAACTCTTTTGACATTGACACCGAGTTCCCACTTGGGTCCATGCTCAACTTTGCCGACCAGTATG GCGAAATCTTCCGTCTCAACTTCCCCGGCAGAAACACCGTCTTTGTG ACTTCCCAAGCTCTCGTCCACGAGCTCTGTGATGAAAAGCGATTCCAAAAGACGGTCAATTCCGCCCTCCACGAAATCCGACACGGCATCCACGATGGCCTCTTCACCGCCCGCAACGACGAGCCCAACTGGGGCATCGCCCACCGAATCCTCATGCCGGCCTTTGGCCCCATGGCCATCCAGAACATGTTCCCCGAGATGCACGAGATTGCCAGCCAGCTCGCCCTCAAGTGGGCCCGCCACGGCCCCAACCAGTCCATCAAGGTGACCGACGACTTCACCCGCCTGACCCTCGACACCATCGCCCTGTGCTCCATGGACTACCGCTTCAACTCGTACTACCACGACGACATGCACCCCTTTATCGACGCCATGGCCAGCTTCCTCGTCGAGTCCGGCAACCGCTCGCGACGCCCGGCGCTTCCGGCCTTCATGTACAGCAAGGTCGACCGCAAGTTCTACGACGACATCCGGGTCCTCCGTGAAACCGCCGAGGGCGTCCTCAAGTCCAGAAAGGAGCACCCTTCCGAGCGCAAAGATCTACTGACGGCCATGTTGGACGGCGTCGACCCCAAGACGGGCGGGAAGCTCAGCGACGACAGCATCATCGACAACCTCATCACCTTTTTGATCGCGGGCCACGAAACCACGTCGGGTCTCCTGAGCTTCGCCTTTGTCCAGCTGCTCAAGAACCCCGAGACCTACCGCAAGGCCCAAAAGGAAGTCGACGACGTGTGCGGCAAGGGCCCCATCAAGCTCGAGCACATGAACAAGCTGCACTACATCGCCGCCGTCCTGCGCGAGACCCTCCGTCTCTGCCCCACCATTCCCGTGATTGGCGTCGAGTCCAAGGAGGACACCGTCATTGGCGGCAAGTACGAGGTTTCCAAGGGCCAGCCTTTTGCCCTGCTCTTCGCCAAGTCCCACGTCGACCCGGCCGTCTATGGAGATACCGCCAACGACTTTGACCCCGAGCGCATGCTGGACGAGAACTTTGAGCGCTTGAACAAGGAGTTCCCCGACTGCTGGAAGCCGTTTGGCAACGGCATGCGCGCCTGCATCGGTCGTCCGTTTGCGTGGCAGGAGGCGTTGCTGGTCATGGCGGTGTGCCTGCAAAACTTCAACTTTATGCCTGAGGATCCCAACTATACGCTGCAGTACAAGCAGACCTTGACCACCAAGCCCAAGGGCTTCTACATGCGCGCCATGCTGCGCGACGGCATGTCTGCTCTGGACCTGGAGCGCCGTCTGAAGGGTGAGCTTGTGGCTCCCAAGCCTACTGCCCAGGGACCCGTGTCGGGACAGCCCAAGAAGAGCGGAGAGGGCAAGCCTATCAGCATCTACTACGGCTCCAACACGGGCACTTGCGAGACCTTTGCTCAGCGCCTTGCTTCCGATGCCGAGGCGCACGGGTTCACGGCGACGATTATCGACTCCTTGGATGCGGCCAACCAGAACCTGCCCAAGGACAGGCCGGTGGTCTTCATCACTGCCTCGTACGAGGGCCAACCCCCTGACAATGCGGCTTTGTTCGTCGGCTGGCTCGAGAGCTTGACTGGTAACGAGCTCGAGGGTGTCCAGTACGCTGTCTTTGGCTGCGGTCATCACGATTGGGCGCAGACCTTCCATCGCATTCCCAAGCTGGTCGACAACACCGTGTCCGAGCGCGGCGGCGATCGTATCTGTTCGTTGGGTCTCGCCGACGCCGGCAAGGGCGAGATGTTTACCGAGTTCGAGCAGTGGGAGGACGAGGTGTTCTGGCCTGCCATGGAAGAAAAGTACGAAGTTAGCAGGAAGGAGGATGACAACGAGGCTTTGCTTCAATCTGGCCTTACCGTCAACTTTTCCAAGCCTCGCTCTTCTACCTTGAGGCAAGACGTCCAGGAAGCCGTGGTTGTCGACGCCAAGACCATCACCGCCCCGGGTGCTCCTCCCAAGCGCCACATCGAGGTCCAGCTCTCGTCCGACTCGGGCGCCTACCGCTCTGGCGATTACCTTGCCGTTCTGCCCATCAACCCGAAGGAGACGGTCAACCGCGTCATGCGCCGCTTCCAACTGGCGTGGgacaccaacatcaccatcgagGCGTCCCGGCAGACCACCATTTTGCCCACCGGCGTGCCCATGCCGGTTCACGACGTCCTGGGCGCCTACGTTGAGCTCTCCCAGCCGGCCACCAAGAAAAACATCCTCGCTCtcgccgaagccgccgaCAACGCCGAGACCAAGGCCACACTGCGCCAGTTGGCAGGACCCGAATACACGGAAAAGATCACCTCGCGCCGCGTCTCCATCCTCGACCTGCTCGAGCAGTTCCCGTCCATCCCGctgcccttctcctccttcctctctttgCTGCCACCCATGCGTGTGAGGCAGTactccatctcctcgtctCCGCTCTGGAACCCGTCGCACGTTACCCTGACCTACTCCCTTCTCGAAAGCCCTTCCTTGTCGAACCCCGACAAGAAACACGTCGGCGTGGCGACCAGTTACTTGGCCAGCTTGGAGGCAGGCGACAAGTTGAATGTGTCTATCCGCCCTTCGCACAAGGCCTTCCACCTGCCGGTAGACGCCGACAAGACTCCCCTGATCATGATTGCTGCTGGTTCTGGCCTGGCGCCGTTTAGAGGCTTCGTGCAGGAACGCGCGGCGCAGATTGCTGCAGGTCGGAGTCTGGCGCCCGCCATGCTGTTCTACGGGTGTCGCCATCCGGAGCAGGACGACTTGTACCGTGACGAGTTCGACAAGTGGGAATCCATCGGCGCCGTGTCGGTCCGGAGGGCATTCAGTCGGTGCCCGGAGAGCCAAGAGACCAAGGGGTGCAAGTACGTTGGCGATCGGCTGTGGGAGGATCGCGAGGAAGTGACGGGATTGTGGGACCGGGGGGCCAAGGTCTATGTCTGTGGAAGCAGGGAGGTCGGGGAGAGTGtgaagaaggtggtggtcAGGATTGCGTTGGAGAGGCAGAAGATGATTGTCGaggcgagggagaagggTGAGCTTGACAGTTTGCCGGAGGGGATTGTGGAGGGACTGAAGCTGAAGGGTTTGACGGTGGAGGATGTCGAGGTCAGTGAGGAGAGGGCGTTGAAGTGGTTTGAGGGGATCAGGAATGAGAGGTATGCCACTGATGTGTTTGACTGA
- a CDS encoding kinesin family protein, which produces MDTQPTSHSLFEVYLRLRPANTVSTSGDRFLDVDVPEPSESAPKHITLNPPADRRRAIEKFAFTQVFEEDATQLDVFHCTGVAGLVEGVLAPYGDGTDALLATLGVTGSGKTHTMLGTRSQRGLTQMSLDLIYRSLGHRVLDPSTYPNLEQSISASDPSEANILPATAYLESVYSTDPTISFLRGSGNGRSTPLQVRPSASFSARPFASVSSRVPTDKPICRTSSTSSVAHQFGARTPAGPFQQAQRSASIRLVVTEEPEQEEEESTVFFTPPSRAGTVTPTQTRTSRLPCPSPSGLGNSFLPRSSRLPTYQPQRVGTSPAQPQQQLRPVASSTLPRFTATSSLRFATITPATRPSNRDQQNESSTPRRFRPSALPQNPDISHLTIPFDASAEYAIVISMYEVYNDRIFDLLSSPVKSAATKEYRRRPLLFKPTELSPDRKVVAGLRKVVCGSLDQALMVLEAGLQERRVAGTESNTQSSRSHGFFVVEVKKRFSLGGQHTGWYGGAGWTGNSLTIVDLAGSERARDAKTVGQTLAEAGKINESLMYLGQCLQMQVAGGKEKPNLGLIRRCKLTELLFTNSFPTGNNQQQHRNPQKGIMIVTADPHGDFNATSQILRYSALAKEVTVPRQPPSFPPPNSFSNSLPPIGSPNHQYLSFQQTLESAALEISRLQEDLTYLRHALDSERSLREQAEAHLLSMEDKMVELEQAIREDCAEEFEKRLELEVNRWKTIVDGERERGEEFWRGKWGVFERMVEADGDVDMDMDVDSPKKPENTRLVETRTAEGQEARRQLEILADENERLQRENESLKQALAACIDPAKSTSKNKSPSRRSPSRSRRKKAQLNYAEDDDGFFQELKRDQGDMAMDGFGEGNGVGGSHGTGSPTKKKRIRRLGAKKWGQGLDDDDPF; this is translated from the exons ATGGACACCCAACCAACGTCACACAGCCTTTTCGAGGTGTACCTTCGACTGCGCCCAGCCAACACCGTATCGACGTCTGGCGATCGCTTCCTCGATGTCGATGTCCCAGAACCCAGCGAGAGCGCGCCCAAACACATCACCCTGAACCCGCCAGCCGATCGACGCCGAGCAATCGAAAAGTTCGCCTTTACCCAGGTCTTTGAGGAAGATGCCACACAGCTTGATGTGTTTCACTGTACTGGGGTCGCCGGCTTGGTGGAGGGCGTCCTTGCGCCCTATGGCGATGGAACGGATGCCTTGTTGGCGACGCTTGGAGTGACGGGTTCTGGAAAG ACACACACCATGCTGGGAACACGATCCCAGCGTGGCCTCACCCAAATGTCCCTCGACCTTATCTACCGCTCGCTCGGCCACCGGGTCCTTGATCCCTCTACATATCCAAACCTCGAGCAATCCATCAGCGCATCCGATCCATCAGAAGCCAATATCCTTCCAGCCACGGCCTACCTCGAGTCGGTCTATAGCACAGATCCAACGATATCCTTTCTGCGCGGAAGCGGCAATGGCCGATCGACACCTCTACAAGTACGAccttctgcttctttttcCGCTCGACCGTTTGCTTCTGTCTCTTCTCGAGTCCCAACCGACAAGCCCATCTGTCGGacctcttctacttcttctgTGGCGCACCAGTTTGGCGCAAGAACGCCAGCTGGACCCTTTCAACAAGCCCAGCGGTCGGCCAGTATCCGACTCGTCGTTACCGAAGAACCagaacaagaggaagaagagtcaACTGTGTTCTTCACGCCTCCTAGTCGAGCAGGAACCGTGACTCCCACGCAAACAAGAACAAGCAGGCTTCCGTGCCCAAGCCCGAGTGGACTTGGTAATTCTTTTCTCCCACGAAGTAGTCGGCTTCCAACCTACCAACCCCAGCGGGTTGGGACTTCTCCTGCTcagccacagcagcagctccGGCCTGTTGCTTCTTCTACTCTTCCACGCTTCACAGCTACCTCTTCCCTGCGTTTCGCAACTATCACCCCAGCAACTAGACCCTCTAACCGTGACCAACAGAACGAATCGTCCACTCCACGCCGTTTCCGCCCTTCCGCGCTTCCCCAGAACCCCGACATAAGCCATCTAACCATTCCCTTTGACGCGTCAGCCGAGTACGCCATCGTCATCTCCATGTACGAAGTCTACAACGACCGCATCTTCGATCTCCTTTCTTCCCCCGTGAAATCGGCCGCCACCAAAGAATACCGTCGCCGACCCTTACTGTTCAAACCCACCGAGCTCTCGCCGGACCGAAAAGTGGTGGCGGGATTACGAAAGGTGGTTTGCGGAAGCCTCGATCAGGCGTTGATGGTCTTGGAAGCGGGGTTGCAAGAGCGAAGGGTGGCAGGGACAGAGAGTAATACGCAGAGTTCGCGGAGTCACGGGTTTTTCGTGGTGGAAGTGAAAAAGAGGTTTTCCCTTGGTGGACAGCACACTGGATGGTACGGAGGCGCAGGATGGACCGGGAATTCGCTGACGATTGTGGATCTTGCGGGCAGCGAGAGGGCCCGAGACGCAAAGACAGTCGGACAGACGTTGGCCGAGGCGGGCAAGATCAACGAGAGCTTGATGTATCTGGGGCAGTGTTTGCAGATGCAGGTGGCAGGTGGGAAGGAAAAG CCGAATCTGGGCTTGATCAGGCGGTGCAAACTGACAGAGCTGCTGTTCACCAACTCGTTCCCCACGGGCAAcaaccagcaacagcatcgaAACCCGCAGAAAGGCATCATGATTGTCACCGCTGACCCCCACGGCGATTTCAACGCGACCTCTCAAATTCTTCGCTACTCTGCCCTCGCCAAGGAGGTCACCGTTCCTCGCCAGCCGCCTTCGTTTCCTCCCCCcaactccttctccaactcgtTACCGCCTATCGGCAGTCCAAACCATCAATACCTCTCCTTCCAACAGACTCTCGAATCCGCCGCTCTCGAGATCTCCAGGCTACAAGAAGACCTCACCTACCTCCGGCACGCCCTCGACTCGGAACGGAGCCTACGCGAACAGGCTGAAGCGCATTTGTTGAGCATGGAAGATAAGATGGTCGAGCTGGAGCAGGCCATCCGCGAAGATTGTGCGGAGGAGTTCGAGAAGCGTCTGGAACTGGAAGTGAACAGGTGGAAGACGATTGTCgatggggagagggagaggggggaagagTTTTGGCGGGGGAAGTGGGGGGTGTTTGAGCGGATGGTTGAGGCTGATGGGGATGttgacatggacatggacgtTGACAGTCCGAAGAAGCCAGAAAACACGAGGCTGGTGGAAACGAGAACAGCGGAAGGTCAAGAGGCCCGACGACAGCTGGAAATCCTTGCCGACGAAAACGAGCGGCTACAGAGGGAGAACGAATCACTAAAACAGGCTTTGGCAGCCTGTATCGATCCTGCCAAGTCAACCAGCAAGAACAAGTCGCCCAGTCGTAGGTCGCCTAGCCGTAgtcggaggaagaaggctcAGCTGAACTATgcggaagatgatgatgggttcTTTCAGGAGTTGAAGAGGGACCAAGGGGACATGGCCATGGATGGGTTTGGGGAGGGAAACGGGGTCGGTGGCAGTCATGGGACTGGAAGTccgaccaagaagaagaggatcaGGAGGTTGGGAGCAAAGAAATGGGGGCAGGgtttggatgatgatgatcctTTCTAA
- a CDS encoding kinesin family protein, variant yields the protein MDTQPTSHSLFEVYLRLRPANTVSTSGDRFLDVDVPEPSESAPKHITLNPPADRRRAIEKFAFTQVFEEDATQLDVFHCTGVAGLVEGVLAPYGDGTDALLATLGVTGSGKTHTMLGTRSQRGLTQMSLDLIYRSLGHRVLDPSTYPNLEQSISASDPSEANILPATAYLESVYSTDPTISFLRGSGNGRSTPLQNESSTPRRFRPSALPQNPDISHLTIPFDASAEYAIVISMYEVYNDRIFDLLSSPVKSAATKEYRRRPLLFKPTELSPDRKVVAGLRKVVCGSLDQALMVLEAGLQERRVAGTESNTQSSRSHGFFVVEVKKRFSLGGQHTGWYGGAGWTGNSLTIVDLAGSERARDAKTVGQTLAEAGKINESLMYLGQCLQMQVAGGKEKPNLGLIRRCKLTELLFTNSFPTGNNQQQHRNPQKGIMIVTADPHGDFNATSQILRYSALAKEVTVPRQPPSFPPPNSFSNSLPPIGSPNHQYLSFQQTLESAALEISRLQEDLTYLRHALDSERSLREQAEAHLLSMEDKMVELEQAIREDCAEEFEKRLELEVNRWKTIVDGERERGEEFWRGKWGVFERMVEADGDVDMDMDVDSPKKPENTRLVETRTAEGQEARRQLEILADENERLQRENESLKQALAACIDPAKSTSKNKSPSRRSPSRSRRKKAQLNYAEDDDGFFQELKRDQGDMAMDGFGEGNGVGGSHGTGSPTKKKRIRRLGAKKWGQGLDDDDPF from the exons ATGGACACCCAACCAACGTCACACAGCCTTTTCGAGGTGTACCTTCGACTGCGCCCAGCCAACACCGTATCGACGTCTGGCGATCGCTTCCTCGATGTCGATGTCCCAGAACCCAGCGAGAGCGCGCCCAAACACATCACCCTGAACCCGCCAGCCGATCGACGCCGAGCAATCGAAAAGTTCGCCTTTACCCAGGTCTTTGAGGAAGATGCCACACAGCTTGATGTGTTTCACTGTACTGGGGTCGCCGGCTTGGTGGAGGGCGTCCTTGCGCCCTATGGCGATGGAACGGATGCCTTGTTGGCGACGCTTGGAGTGACGGGTTCTGGAAAG ACACACACCATGCTGGGAACACGATCCCAGCGTGGCCTCACCCAAATGTCCCTCGACCTTATCTACCGCTCGCTCGGCCACCGGGTCCTTGATCCCTCTACATATCCAAACCTCGAGCAATCCATCAGCGCATCCGATCCATCAGAAGCCAATATCCTTCCAGCCACGGCCTACCTCGAGTCGGTCTATAGCACAGATCCAACGATATCCTTTCTGCGCGGAAGCGGCAATGGCCGATCGACACCTCTACAA AACGAATCGTCCACTCCACGCCGTTTCCGCCCTTCCGCGCTTCCCCAGAACCCCGACATAAGCCATCTAACCATTCCCTTTGACGCGTCAGCCGAGTACGCCATCGTCATCTCCATGTACGAAGTCTACAACGACCGCATCTTCGATCTCCTTTCTTCCCCCGTGAAATCGGCCGCCACCAAAGAATACCGTCGCCGACCCTTACTGTTCAAACCCACCGAGCTCTCGCCGGACCGAAAAGTGGTGGCGGGATTACGAAAGGTGGTTTGCGGAAGCCTCGATCAGGCGTTGATGGTCTTGGAAGCGGGGTTGCAAGAGCGAAGGGTGGCAGGGACAGAGAGTAATACGCAGAGTTCGCGGAGTCACGGGTTTTTCGTGGTGGAAGTGAAAAAGAGGTTTTCCCTTGGTGGACAGCACACTGGATGGTACGGAGGCGCAGGATGGACCGGGAATTCGCTGACGATTGTGGATCTTGCGGGCAGCGAGAGGGCCCGAGACGCAAAGACAGTCGGACAGACGTTGGCCGAGGCGGGCAAGATCAACGAGAGCTTGATGTATCTGGGGCAGTGTTTGCAGATGCAGGTGGCAGGTGGGAAGGAAAAG CCGAATCTGGGCTTGATCAGGCGGTGCAAACTGACAGAGCTGCTGTTCACCAACTCGTTCCCCACGGGCAAcaaccagcaacagcatcgaAACCCGCAGAAAGGCATCATGATTGTCACCGCTGACCCCCACGGCGATTTCAACGCGACCTCTCAAATTCTTCGCTACTCTGCCCTCGCCAAGGAGGTCACCGTTCCTCGCCAGCCGCCTTCGTTTCCTCCCCCcaactccttctccaactcgtTACCGCCTATCGGCAGTCCAAACCATCAATACCTCTCCTTCCAACAGACTCTCGAATCCGCCGCTCTCGAGATCTCCAGGCTACAAGAAGACCTCACCTACCTCCGGCACGCCCTCGACTCGGAACGGAGCCTACGCGAACAGGCTGAAGCGCATTTGTTGAGCATGGAAGATAAGATGGTCGAGCTGGAGCAGGCCATCCGCGAAGATTGTGCGGAGGAGTTCGAGAAGCGTCTGGAACTGGAAGTGAACAGGTGGAAGACGATTGTCgatggggagagggagaggggggaagagTTTTGGCGGGGGAAGTGGGGGGTGTTTGAGCGGATGGTTGAGGCTGATGGGGATGttgacatggacatggacgtTGACAGTCCGAAGAAGCCAGAAAACACGAGGCTGGTGGAAACGAGAACAGCGGAAGGTCAAGAGGCCCGACGACAGCTGGAAATCCTTGCCGACGAAAACGAGCGGCTACAGAGGGAGAACGAATCACTAAAACAGGCTTTGGCAGCCTGTATCGATCCTGCCAAGTCAACCAGCAAGAACAAGTCGCCCAGTCGTAGGTCGCCTAGCCGTAgtcggaggaagaaggctcAGCTGAACTATgcggaagatgatgatgggttcTTTCAGGAGTTGAAGAGGGACCAAGGGGACATGGCCATGGATGGGTTTGGGGAGGGAAACGGGGTCGGTGGCAGTCATGGGACTGGAAGTccgaccaagaagaagaggatcaGGAGGTTGGGAGCAAAGAAATGGGGGCAGGgtttggatgatgatgatcctTTCTAA